The following are encoded in a window of Balaenoptera ricei isolate mBalRic1 chromosome 1, mBalRic1.hap2, whole genome shotgun sequence genomic DNA:
- the LOC132364002 gene encoding LOW QUALITY PROTEIN: putative neuroblastoma breakpoint family member 5 (The sequence of the model RefSeq protein was modified relative to this genomic sequence to represent the inferred CDS: inserted 2 bases in 1 codon; substituted 1 base at 1 genomic stop codon), which translates to MLGPPLSFLSECELQTVPLALSAGIMNLVFAVTNPQVSPNIPGSTFSPTXVTMAVSLGPLSDPRVELTLTEINQELQLXLAKNKQNFQDLPEKFLVSQATAYSLANQLKKYSPYGFMYSLSHKCIQQRSWQRSPRKLRGEQHLKDFLIHNDLDNHQGQGFQERLMEGHRLAEHLAHKLSPEIHEDEEDEQAQETLTPSVELQEVEKKEVPQESQDECVLTPSILQGSSDCNQPYSDGKFAFDESEVGPAPDGACGCSHAKEDEIPTHLLGSLHILCSPHLCRLRKVISEDSPYRHILVKSGKRIYYETQTSGGSGSLYPSLGPSHAFVTLAPVSGIWTQIRCDKLSSTLGGNPQEVFVRPSLDQMCLVTCNDLIFVFLYNVPGLSLPIQTQWQTCIYIRRGCFPALSPSLHLLYVDFC; encoded by the exons ATGCTGGGTCCCCCTCTGTCATTCCTGTCTGAGTGTGAGCTACAGACGGTGCCTTTGGCTCTGAGCGCTGGCATAATGAACCTTGTTTTTGCAGTTACAAACCCTCAAGTTTCTCCCAACA TCCCTGGCTCTACCTTTTCTCCCAC TGTCACCATGGCAGTATCTCTTGGCCCTTTATCTGATCCAAGGGTAGAACTTACACTCACGGAAATCAACCAGGAGCTTCAGTTGTAGCTGGCAAAGAACAAGCAGAACTTCCAAGACCTCCCAGAGAAATTCCTTGTATCCCAAGCTACTGCCTACTCCCTGGCCAACCAGCTGAAGAAATACA GTCCTTATGGTTTCATGTATTCTCTTTCACACAAGTGTATCCAG CAGAGAAGCTGGCAGAGAAGCCCACGCAAGCTGAGAGGTGAG CAGCACCTCAAGGACTTCCTCATCCACAACGACCTTGACAACCACCAGGGGCAGGGCTTCCAAGAGCGGCTGATGGAGGGACACAGGCTGGCAGAGCACCTTGCCCACAAGCTCAGCCCAG AAATTCATGAAGATGAGGAGGATGAACAAGCACAAGAGACACTCACACCCAG TGTGGAGCTGCAGGAGGTTGAAAAGAAGGAAGTGCCTCAGGAATCCCAGGATGAATGTGTTTTGACTCCTTCAATTCTCCAAGGAAGTTCTGACTGCAACCAGCCTTACAGTGATGGCAAATTTGCATTTGATGAATCAGAAGTGGGCCCTGCTCCGGATGGAGCCTGTGGTTGCTCCCATGCTAAAGAGGATGAAATTCCAACCCATCTCCTAGGTAGCCTCCATATTCTTTGTTCCCCACACCTGTGTAGACTGAGGAAGGTCATCTCTGAAGATAGTCCCTATAGACACATCTTGGTTAAATCAGGGAAAAGGATCTATTATGAAACACAGACATCAGGTGGCTCAGGGAGCCTTTATCCCTCTCTAGGCCCCAGTCATGCCTTTGTCACCCTGGCACCAGTGTCAGGCATTTGGACCCAAATCAGGTGTGACAAACTCTCATCCACCTTGGGTGGAAATCCACAGGAGGTGTTTGTCAGACCTAGTTTGGATCAAATGTGTCTTGTCACCTGCAAtgatctaatttttgtttttttgtacaaTGTCCCTGGCCTTTCTCTCCCTATCCAGACACAATGGCAGACTTGCATATACATTAGGAGAGGTTGTTTCCCTGCTCTCAGTCCCAGTCTCCATCTTCTCTATGTTGACTTCTGTTAA